A DNA window from Xanthomonas campestris pv. campestris str. ATCC 33913 contains the following coding sequences:
- a CDS encoding methionine ABC transporter permease, translating into MLPIAAAPGFFRNLDAAKWGDIGQATLDTLLMLAGALPLTLLIGLPLGVALFLCGAPQLRRRPVLYGALAAVINLLRSVPFIILMIAMIPLTLMLMGTSLGVRGAILPLVVGAAPFYARLVETALREVDRGIIEASQAMGATTRQLVWRVLLPEARPGLIAGATVTTIALIGFTAMGGAIGSGGLGDVAYREGYLRSHSDVALITVIALLVLVQLLQMLGDRLVARYSRR; encoded by the coding sequence CTGCTGCCGATCGCCGCCGCGCCCGGCTTCTTCCGGAATCTCGATGCCGCCAAGTGGGGTGACATCGGCCAGGCCACGCTGGACACCTTGCTGATGCTGGCCGGCGCGCTGCCGTTGACCTTGCTGATCGGGCTGCCGCTGGGCGTGGCGCTGTTCCTGTGCGGGGCGCCGCAACTGCGCCGCCGGCCGGTGCTGTACGGCGCGCTGGCCGCGGTGATCAACCTGCTGCGCTCGGTGCCCTTCATCATCCTGATGATCGCGATGATCCCGCTCACGCTGATGCTGATGGGCACCTCGCTGGGCGTGCGCGGCGCGATCCTGCCGTTGGTGGTGGGCGCCGCGCCGTTCTATGCGCGGCTGGTGGAAACCGCCCTGCGCGAAGTGGACCGCGGCATCATCGAGGCCAGCCAGGCAATGGGCGCGACCACCCGCCAACTGGTCTGGCGCGTGCTGCTGCCCGAAGCGCGGCCCGGCCTGATCGCTGGCGCCACCGTCACCACCATCGCGCTGATCGGCTTCACCGCCATGGGCGGCGCAATCGGCTCCGGCGGCCTGGGTGATGTGGCCTACCGCGAAGGCTATCTGCGCTCGCATTCGGATGTCGCGCTGATCACCGTCATCGCGCTGCTGGTGCTGGTGCAGTTGCTGCAGATGCTCGGCGACCGCCTGGTGGCGCGTTACAGCCGCCGTTGA
- a CDS encoding methionine ABC transporter ATP-binding protein codes for MIQFQRLHKSYTVDGRQIVALHPLDLRIGPGEVFGIIGHSGAGKSTLIRLINRLEEPTGGRLLIGDEDVTALNSTGLRALRRRVGMIFQHFNLLSSRTVAGNVAFPLELAGTPRAEIDARVAELLARVGLEQHATKYPAQLSGGQKQRVGIARALATRPQILLCDEATSALDPQTTASVLQLLAQINRELGLTIVLITHEMEVIRRVCDRVAVLDAGKLVETGPVTEVFLHPQHPTTRRFVSEAEHVDEAELHRDFEAVGGRIVRLTFLGNGTYEPVLGRIARETGVDYNILSGRVDRIKDTPYGQLTVALTGGDQNAARAGFVAAGVHVEDLRV; via the coding sequence GTGATCCAGTTCCAGCGCCTGCACAAGTCCTACACCGTCGACGGTCGCCAGATCGTGGCGCTGCATCCGCTCGACCTGCGGATCGGCCCCGGTGAGGTGTTCGGCATCATCGGCCATTCCGGCGCCGGCAAGTCCACGCTGATCCGGCTGATCAACCGGCTGGAAGAGCCCACCGGCGGGCGCCTGTTGATTGGCGACGAAGACGTCACCGCGCTGAACAGCACCGGCTTGCGCGCGCTGCGGCGCCGGGTCGGGATGATCTTCCAGCACTTCAACCTGCTGTCTTCGCGCACGGTAGCCGGCAACGTGGCGTTCCCGCTGGAGCTGGCCGGCACGCCGCGCGCAGAGATCGATGCGCGCGTGGCCGAACTGCTGGCGCGGGTGGGCCTGGAGCAGCACGCCACCAAGTACCCGGCGCAGCTGTCCGGTGGGCAGAAGCAGCGCGTGGGTATTGCGCGGGCGCTGGCCACCCGCCCGCAGATCCTGTTGTGCGACGAAGCCACCAGCGCGCTGGACCCGCAGACCACGGCCTCGGTGCTGCAGCTGCTGGCGCAGATCAACCGCGAGCTGGGCCTGACCATCGTGCTGATCACTCACGAGATGGAGGTGATCCGCCGCGTCTGCGACCGCGTTGCGGTGCTGGACGCCGGCAAGCTGGTCGAAACCGGCCCGGTGACGGAGGTGTTCCTGCATCCGCAGCACCCCACCACCCGGCGCTTCGTGTCCGAAGCCGAGCATGTGGACGAAGCCGAGCTGCACCGCGATTTCGAAGCGGTGGGCGGGCGCATCGTGCGGCTGACCTTCCTGGGCAACGGCACCTACGAGCCGGTCCTGGGCCGCATCGCCCGCGAAACCGGTGTGGACTACAACATCCTGTCCGGGCGCGTGGACCGCATCAAGGACACGCCCTACGGGCAGCTCACCGTTGCCCTGACCGGTGGCGACCAGAACGCGGCACGTGCCGGGTTCGTGGCCGCCGGTGTGCATGTCGAGGACCTGCGCGTATGA
- a CDS encoding DMT family transporter produces the protein MSLTAPAPRSPLPAIAWMVAAVACFSLMDAGMKLLSASYPPLQVTLLRGAASLPFVLVWVFATAGPRAIIPVRWGLHLLRGVLGMVMIGCFVYGLKRMPLSTAYTLYFVAPLLVAALSVPLLGEHVGPRRWTAIAIGLVGVIVVLRPGVNGLISLPGLMVLLAATAYAIAAITVSLLTRTDTPQAMVVWFLLFMAIGAGLLAVPDWVPLRAEHAWLIAGMGLAGALGQVALTQAFMRGEASMIAPLEYTGLVWVIGWDWLLWQTLPDAWTWTGAGIIVASGLYLLRRERIRQADRPPPLDRP, from the coding sequence ATGTCTTTGACCGCGCCCGCTCCCCGCTCCCCGTTGCCTGCCATCGCCTGGATGGTGGCGGCAGTGGCGTGCTTTTCGCTGATGGATGCCGGCATGAAGCTGTTGTCGGCCAGCTACCCGCCCTTGCAGGTGACCTTGTTGCGTGGCGCGGCGTCGTTGCCGTTCGTGCTGGTGTGGGTGTTCGCCACCGCCGGGCCACGCGCCATCATCCCGGTGCGCTGGGGCCTGCATCTGCTGCGCGGGGTGCTGGGCATGGTGATGATCGGCTGCTTCGTCTACGGGCTGAAGCGCATGCCGCTGTCCACCGCCTACACGCTGTATTTCGTCGCGCCGTTGCTGGTGGCCGCGCTATCGGTGCCGCTGCTGGGCGAACACGTCGGGCCGCGGCGCTGGACGGCCATTGCCATCGGCCTGGTCGGCGTGATCGTGGTGCTGCGGCCGGGCGTGAACGGGCTGATCTCCTTGCCCGGCCTGATGGTGCTGCTGGCGGCCACCGCCTATGCCATCGCCGCGATCACCGTGAGCTTGTTGACCCGTACCGACACCCCGCAGGCGATGGTGGTGTGGTTCCTGCTGTTCATGGCGATCGGCGCCGGCCTGCTGGCCGTCCCGGATTGGGTGCCGTTGCGCGCCGAGCACGCCTGGCTGATCGCCGGCATGGGCCTGGCCGGGGCGTTGGGGCAGGTGGCGCTGACCCAGGCCTTCATGCGGGGCGAGGCCTCGATGATCGCCCCGCTCGAATACACCGGGCTGGTCTGGGTGATCGGCTGGGACTGGCTGCTGTGGCAGACCCTGCCCGACGCGTGGACCTGGACCGGCGCCGGCATCATCGTCGCCAGCGGCCTGTATTTGTTGCGCCGGGAGCGGATCCGGCAGGCCGACAGGCCGCCGCCGTTGGATAGGCCGTGA
- a CDS encoding YajQ family cyclic di-GMP-binding protein, which produces MPSFDVISEVDKHELTNAVDQANRELDTRFDFKGVEAKFELEDGKVINQSAPSDFQVKQMTDILRARLLARGIDVRCLEFGDVETNLAGARQKVTVKQGIEQKQAKQLVAKLKEAKLKVEAQINGDKLRVTGKKRDDLQDAIAVLKKADFELPLQFDNFRD; this is translated from the coding sequence ATGCCGTCCTTCGACGTGATTTCCGAAGTCGACAAGCACGAACTGACCAATGCGGTGGATCAGGCCAACCGCGAGCTGGACACCCGCTTCGACTTCAAGGGCGTGGAAGCCAAGTTCGAACTGGAAGACGGCAAGGTGATCAACCAGTCCGCGCCCAGCGATTTCCAGGTCAAGCAGATGACCGACATCCTGCGCGCGCGCCTGCTGGCCCGTGGCATCGATGTGCGCTGCCTGGAGTTTGGCGATGTGGAGACCAACCTGGCCGGTGCGCGGCAGAAGGTCACCGTCAAGCAGGGCATCGAGCAGAAGCAGGCCAAGCAGCTGGTGGCCAAGTTGAAGGAAGCCAAGCTCAAGGTCGAAGCGCAGATCAACGGCGACAAGCTGCGCGTCACCGGCAAGAAGCGCGACGACCTGCAGGACGCGATCGCAGTATTGAAGAAGGCCGACTTCGAGCTGCCGCTGCAGTTCGACAATTTCCGCGATTGA
- a CDS encoding DUF1415 domain-containing protein: MTSTLDPTDPLIATRQWIERAVIGLNLCPFAKAVYVKEQVRLVLSDASTPEALLEQLAEELVLLRDTPAEQIDTTLIVHPDVLTDFLDYNDFLDNADAAVEALDLQGVLQVASFHPDYQFAGAAADDVANFTNRSPFPTLHLLREDSVERAVAAFPDPDVIVERNIETLERLGRDGWERVLHGAAH, from the coding sequence ATGACCTCCACACTCGACCCCACCGATCCCCTGATCGCCACCCGCCAGTGGATCGAGCGCGCGGTGATCGGCCTGAACCTGTGCCCGTTCGCCAAGGCGGTCTACGTCAAGGAACAGGTGCGGCTGGTGCTCAGCGATGCGAGCACGCCCGAGGCGCTGCTGGAACAGCTGGCCGAGGAACTGGTGCTGCTGCGCGACACGCCGGCCGAGCAGATCGACACCACGCTGATCGTGCACCCGGACGTGCTCACCGATTTCCTGGACTACAACGACTTCCTCGACAATGCCGACGCGGCGGTGGAGGCGCTGGATCTGCAGGGCGTGCTGCAGGTGGCCAGTTTTCATCCGGACTATCAGTTTGCCGGCGCCGCAGCCGATGACGTGGCCAACTTCACCAACCGCTCGCCCTTCCCCACCCTGCACCTGTTGCGCGAAGACAGCGTGGAACGCGCGGTGGCCGCCTTCCCGGACCCGGATGTGATCGTGGAGCGCAATATCGAAACGCTCGAACGCCTCGGCCGCGATGGCTGGGAGCGGGTGTTGCACGGCGCCGCGCATTGA
- a CDS encoding TonB-dependent receptor produces MTFAPVHPARRPRHAVLMLAVTAALTSATVQAQQAGATFTQTTELDRVQVLGSYASSLERALNDKRYAPSVIDSIEAEDIGKLPAQNVAEALQRLPGVTIERDRGEGVYVRVRGLGPNFQVTTLNGQTMAVNENVRNSGQTGRQFRFDTLPAELVSGLEVIKSPTAALDEGAIGGVVNVKTFRPLQLGNAETHLSAELSHPQLADENDPRVSGLYNWVNADKSLGVLFAAAYAERSLRQDRVNETYWEHYADGIDGNGDGIADTGAIYAPSAIRPTLELEQRKRIGVASSIQFAPSEALEFNLDLFYARQQVDYDEFAIGTGWEPRNMRNLSIAGNAVTAFDYQNGQVQLSRETSGMTDENRSVRFSGAWQGNAWKLQGTGFVSRAHSWNDAPIRRTRLRTGTTVDQRVVFPTASGNNLPQWSFTDGYDPTDPAQTPGRRLEWRIIDAVDHERALQFDADRMLEGGVFSALKLGAKYRTRERRYDRTDLVNNSIAGRRFDASYFYPSLPVSDMLDGGNGQLPRQWLAPSEAPFWGDWPTAADLANSPTSEDLQNSYRVLEDISSAYAMLEFSTPLGGRDVRGNVGVRGVHTQQRTEGHANLDGAAQPVVFERSYNDVLPSLNVAYDLRPTMVLRGAAAKVITRPDLTDLSSKLTFNSSGEVLTASGGNPNLEPFEALQYDLTFEWYTSPSSALVAGVFYKDISRFVQTQFSNLDYQGRRYLLSSKVNGGKAKVQGVELAWQQVFTGLPAPFDGLGMQANYTWTDSEANYVDGDTTFQDALEVVAKNSYNLVGFYEKGPLSVRLSYSWRDDIVNSVGTADIATNNTRAYGTLDGNISWQITPALAVFANAINLTGEVQNMYVGDHLFSGYTDYGRTYSLGLRANF; encoded by the coding sequence ATGACCTTTGCTCCCGTGCATCCTGCGCGTCGTCCTCGCCATGCCGTGCTGATGCTCGCCGTCACTGCCGCGCTCACCTCCGCCACCGTGCAGGCACAACAGGCCGGCGCTACGTTCACGCAGACCACCGAGCTGGATCGCGTGCAGGTATTGGGCAGCTATGCGTCCAGCCTGGAGCGTGCGCTCAACGACAAACGCTATGCGCCCAGCGTGATCGATTCGATCGAAGCCGAAGACATCGGCAAGTTGCCTGCGCAGAACGTGGCCGAAGCACTGCAACGCCTGCCGGGTGTGACGATCGAACGTGATCGCGGCGAAGGCGTGTATGTGCGCGTGCGCGGCCTGGGGCCGAATTTTCAGGTCACCACGCTCAATGGGCAGACCATGGCGGTGAACGAGAACGTGCGCAATTCCGGGCAGACCGGCCGCCAGTTCCGCTTCGACACCTTGCCGGCCGAACTGGTGTCGGGCCTGGAAGTGATCAAGAGCCCGACCGCCGCGCTGGATGAAGGCGCCATCGGCGGCGTGGTCAACGTCAAGACCTTTCGTCCGCTGCAATTGGGCAATGCAGAAACGCATCTGTCGGCCGAACTCAGCCACCCGCAGCTGGCCGATGAGAACGACCCGCGCGTGTCCGGCCTGTACAACTGGGTCAATGCCGACAAGAGCCTGGGTGTGCTGTTCGCCGCTGCCTACGCCGAGCGCAGTCTGCGCCAGGATCGTGTCAACGAAACCTACTGGGAGCACTACGCCGATGGTATCGACGGCAACGGCGATGGCATTGCCGATACCGGCGCCATCTACGCGCCCTCGGCCATCCGCCCGACACTGGAACTGGAGCAGCGCAAGCGGATCGGCGTGGCCAGCTCGATCCAGTTCGCGCCCAGCGAGGCGCTGGAATTCAACCTTGACCTGTTCTACGCGCGCCAGCAGGTGGACTACGACGAGTTCGCGATCGGCACCGGCTGGGAGCCGCGCAACATGCGCAATCTCAGCATCGCCGGCAATGCGGTCACCGCGTTCGATTACCAGAACGGCCAGGTGCAGCTCTCGCGCGAAACCTCCGGCATGACCGACGAAAACCGCAGCGTGCGTTTCAGCGGTGCCTGGCAGGGCAATGCGTGGAAGCTGCAGGGCACCGGCTTTGTGTCGCGTGCGCACAGCTGGAACGATGCACCGATCCGCCGCACCCGTCTGCGCACCGGCACCACCGTCGATCAGCGCGTGGTGTTCCCCACCGCCTCCGGCAACAATCTGCCGCAGTGGTCCTTCACCGATGGCTATGACCCGACCGATCCGGCGCAGACGCCAGGCCGCCGGCTGGAGTGGCGCATCATCGACGCGGTAGACCACGAGCGCGCGCTGCAGTTCGATGCCGACCGCATGCTGGAAGGCGGCGTGTTCAGTGCGCTCAAGCTGGGCGCCAAATACCGCACCCGCGAGCGCCGCTATGACCGCACCGACCTGGTCAACAACAGCATTGCCGGCCGGCGCTTTGATGCCAGCTATTTCTACCCCTCATTGCCGGTGAGCGACATGCTGGACGGTGGTAACGGGCAACTGCCGCGGCAGTGGCTGGCACCGAGCGAAGCGCCGTTCTGGGGTGACTGGCCGACTGCGGCGGATCTGGCCAACAGCCCCACCAGCGAAGACCTGCAAAATTCCTACCGCGTGCTCGAAGACATTAGCTCGGCGTATGCGATGCTGGAATTCTCCACGCCACTGGGCGGGCGCGATGTGCGCGGCAATGTCGGTGTCCGCGGCGTGCATACTCAACAACGCACCGAAGGCCATGCCAATCTCGACGGCGCCGCACAACCGGTGGTGTTCGAGCGCAGCTACAACGATGTGCTGCCGTCCTTGAACGTGGCCTACGACCTGCGCCCGACCATGGTGCTGCGCGGCGCCGCGGCCAAGGTGATCACCCGCCCGGATCTCACTGATCTGTCTTCCAAGCTCACCTTCAATTCCAGCGGCGAAGTGCTCACCGCCAGCGGCGGCAACCCGAACCTGGAGCCGTTCGAGGCACTGCAGTACGACCTCACCTTCGAGTGGTACACCTCGCCGTCGTCGGCGCTGGTGGCCGGCGTGTTCTACAAGGACATCAGCCGGTTCGTGCAGACCCAATTCTCCAACCTGGACTACCAGGGCCGCCGCTATCTGCTCTCGTCCAAGGTCAACGGTGGCAAAGCCAAGGTACAGGGCGTGGAGCTGGCCTGGCAGCAGGTCTTCACCGGCTTGCCGGCGCCGTTCGATGGCCTGGGCATGCAGGCCAACTACACCTGGACCGACAGCGAAGCCAACTACGTGGACGGAGACACCACCTTCCAGGATGCGTTGGAAGTTGTGGCCAAGAACAGCTACAACCTGGTCGGTTTCTACGAGAAGGGGCCGCTGTCGGTGCGGCTGAGTTACAGCTGGCGCGACGACATCGTCAACTCGGTGGGCACCGCCGATATCGCCACCAACAACACCCGCGCCTACGGCACGCTGGACGGCAATATTTCCTGGCAGATCACCCCGGCGCTGGCCGTGTTCGCCAATGCCATCAACCTGACCGGTGAGGTGCAGAACATGTATGTCGGCGACCACCTGTTCTCCGGCTATACCGACTACGGGCGCACCTACTCGCTCGGCCTGCGGGCGAACTTCTGA
- a CDS encoding SDR family oxidoreductase: protein MALVPAVSDWNPAPLQDRVVIITGGAQGIGRGIAQAVLGAGGSVVIGDLDADAGKACLQDWALPRRSAFVRADAAREPHAARLVATALERFGRLDGLVNNAGVPDPHIAALAQLEWQEWQRRLSSLHGAFLCSKHALPALAKAADGGAIVNIASTRAWQSEPHSEAYAAAKGGLVAMTHALALSEGPQVRVNSISPGWISTDAWRAPARRRAPKLSRRDHAQHPVGRVGTPEDIAQLAVYLLAPQLSGFVTGQDFIVDGGMSRKMQYV from the coding sequence ATGGCTCTGGTTCCCGCTGTTTCCGACTGGAATCCCGCACCGTTGCAGGACCGCGTGGTGATCATCACCGGTGGTGCGCAAGGCATTGGCCGCGGCATTGCGCAGGCCGTGCTCGGTGCCGGCGGCAGCGTGGTGATTGGCGACCTGGATGCCGATGCGGGCAAGGCCTGCCTGCAGGACTGGGCACTGCCGCGCCGCAGCGCCTTCGTGCGTGCCGACGCCGCGCGCGAACCACATGCCGCGCGCCTGGTCGCCACCGCGCTCGAACGTTTCGGGCGGCTCGACGGCCTGGTCAACAACGCCGGCGTTCCCGACCCGCATATCGCCGCGCTGGCGCAACTGGAATGGCAGGAATGGCAGCGCCGGCTCTCGAGCCTGCATGGCGCGTTTCTGTGCAGCAAGCATGCCCTGCCCGCGCTCGCAAAGGCCGCCGATGGCGGCGCCATCGTCAACATCGCCTCCACGCGCGCCTGGCAATCCGAACCCCATAGCGAAGCGTATGCCGCCGCCAAAGGTGGCCTGGTGGCGATGACGCATGCGCTGGCGCTGAGCGAAGGCCCGCAGGTGCGCGTCAACAGCATCAGCCCTGGCTGGATCAGTACCGATGCCTGGCGTGCACCGGCGCGCCGACGCGCACCCAAGCTCTCGCGGCGCGATCATGCCCAGCATCCGGTTGGCCGCGTCGGCACGCCGGAGGACATCGCGCAATTGGCGGTATATCTGCTGGCGCCGCAGCTGTCGGGCTTTGTGACCGGGCAGGACTTCATTGTCGACGGCGGCATGTCGCGCAAGATGCAGTACGTCTGA
- a CDS encoding HAD family hydrolase, with amino-acid sequence MSATTPLPFWPQAVIFDMDGLMLDSERAITACLAQAADEHGLQIEPAFWLRMVGTGDAACRRLLGERIGTTAMEHVLARCQGLYDAAVSAGIAHRPGIIALLEFLGAHGMPRAVATSTQRPLALRKLAASDLLWRFDAVCTASDVAHPKPAPDIYLLAARTLGVDPAQCLVLEDSPTGVRAALAAGMAPIQVPDLLAPDAEVRALGHRIVASLMDAQTLLEARLA; translated from the coding sequence ATGAGCGCCACCACGCCGCTGCCGTTCTGGCCGCAAGCGGTGATCTTCGACATGGATGGCCTGATGCTCGACAGCGAGCGCGCCATTACCGCCTGCCTGGCACAGGCCGCCGACGAGCATGGGCTGCAGATCGAGCCCGCATTCTGGTTGCGCATGGTCGGCACCGGTGATGCCGCGTGCCGGCGCCTGCTTGGCGAGCGCATCGGCACCACGGCCATGGAGCACGTGCTGGCGCGCTGCCAAGGCTTGTACGACGCCGCGGTCAGCGCGGGCATTGCGCATCGACCCGGCATCATTGCGCTGCTGGAGTTCCTCGGCGCGCACGGCATGCCGCGTGCGGTGGCCACCTCCACCCAGCGCCCGCTCGCGTTGCGCAAGCTGGCTGCCTCCGATCTGTTGTGGCGTTTCGATGCGGTGTGCACCGCCAGCGATGTCGCGCACCCCAAGCCGGCGCCGGATATCTACCTGCTGGCCGCGCGCACGCTGGGCGTGGACCCTGCGCAGTGCCTGGTGCTGGAAGATTCACCCACCGGCGTGCGTGCTGCACTCGCTGCGGGCATGGCCCCGATCCAGGTGCCGGACCTGCTCGCGCCCGATGCCGAGGTGCGTGCGCTCGGCCATCGCATCGTTGCCTCGTTGATGGATGCGCAAACGTTGCTGGAAGCGCGGCTGGCCTGA
- a CDS encoding pseudouridine synthase: MKLVKHIANLGYGSRKQVTQLFRQGAITDAAGEVLYADDQVDHAAIRIDGEPLDPPPGFSVLLHKPSGYTCSTKDTGRLIYELLPPRFRLRAPVLAPVGRLDRETSGMLLMTDDGALLHRIISPKSALDKVYDVTLAEDLRGDEAALFASGTLLLEGETKPLLPAELEVLGARQARLTLHEGRYHQVRRMFAAAGNHVVALHRSRIGGLSLDGLDAGHWRPLGPDDLEVLFGRGDAA, translated from the coding sequence ATGAAGCTGGTCAAGCACATTGCCAATCTCGGCTATGGCAGCCGCAAGCAGGTGACGCAGCTGTTCCGGCAGGGCGCCATCACCGATGCGGCCGGCGAGGTGTTGTACGCCGACGATCAGGTGGACCACGCCGCGATCCGCATCGATGGCGAGCCACTGGATCCGCCGCCCGGCTTCAGCGTGCTGCTGCACAAACCCAGCGGCTACACCTGCTCGACCAAGGACACCGGCCGGCTCATCTATGAGCTGCTGCCACCGCGCTTTCGCCTGCGTGCGCCGGTGCTGGCGCCGGTGGGGCGGCTGGACCGCGAGACCAGCGGCATGTTGCTGATGACCGACGACGGCGCGCTGCTGCACCGGATCATTTCGCCCAAATCCGCGTTGGACAAGGTCTACGACGTCACCCTGGCCGAGGACCTGCGCGGCGATGAGGCGGCCTTGTTCGCCAGCGGGACGCTGCTGCTGGAAGGCGAAACCAAGCCGCTGCTGCCGGCCGAGCTGGAGGTGCTGGGCGCGCGTCAGGCGCGGCTGACCCTGCATGAAGGCCGCTACCACCAGGTACGCCGCATGTTCGCCGCCGCCGGCAACCACGTGGTGGCGCTGCACCGCAGCCGCATCGGCGGGCTGTCGCTGGATGGGCTGGACGCCGGGCATTGGCGCCCGTTGGGGCCGGACGATCTGGAAGTGTTGTTCGGGCGCGGTGACGCCGCATGA
- a CDS encoding class I SAM-dependent methyltransferase, with protein MAGPHDAPLQALFLPFAQGVLSWPQGPVLFLRARDGWPLREHAVAEALTCEQSFRPFAEALERSGWQVREETEIEADTTRYAMVLVLPPRQREEARALFARAVALTARGGCVVACQSNNEGARSGEADLRQLTGLAGSLTKHHCRTYWSGPLPGSTDAALQARWAALDAPRKILDGRFVSRPGVFAWDRIDPASALLVEHLPTTLAGHGADLGAGFGYLSAEVLARCPKVTALDVYEAEARALNLARRNLQGSAHPAQLHYHWRDVTAGLVAQYDFIVSNPPFHTPSRADRPDIGQRFIAVAAQALRPGGQLLLVANRHLPYEQVLNDSFGQVRVAAERDGFKLIAAVRGRGARA; from the coding sequence ATGGCTGGCCCGCACGATGCTCCGCTTCAAGCCCTGTTCCTGCCGTTCGCGCAAGGGGTGCTGTCCTGGCCACAAGGCCCGGTGCTGTTCCTGCGCGCGCGCGATGGCTGGCCGCTGCGCGAGCATGCCGTGGCCGAGGCGCTGACCTGCGAACAAAGCTTCCGCCCGTTCGCCGAGGCGCTGGAGCGCAGCGGCTGGCAGGTGCGCGAGGAAACCGAGATCGAGGCCGACACCACCCGCTATGCGATGGTGCTGGTGCTGCCGCCCCGCCAGCGCGAAGAGGCCCGCGCCCTGTTTGCGCGTGCGGTGGCGCTGACCGCCCGCGGCGGCTGCGTGGTGGCCTGCCAATCCAACAACGAGGGTGCGCGCTCGGGCGAGGCCGATTTGCGCCAGCTCACCGGCCTGGCCGGCAGCCTCACCAAGCATCACTGCCGCACGTACTGGAGCGGCCCGCTGCCGGGCAGTACCGATGCGGCCTTGCAGGCGCGCTGGGCGGCACTGGATGCGCCGCGCAAGATCCTGGACGGGCGCTTCGTCAGCCGCCCGGGCGTGTTCGCCTGGGACCGCATCGACCCGGCGTCGGCGTTGCTGGTCGAGCATCTGCCAACCACCCTGGCCGGCCATGGCGCCGATCTGGGTGCCGGCTTCGGCTATCTCTCCGCCGAAGTGCTGGCGCGGTGCCCCAAGGTCACCGCACTGGATGTCTACGAAGCCGAAGCGCGTGCGCTGAACCTGGCGCGGCGCAACCTGCAAGGCAGCGCGCATCCGGCGCAGCTGCACTACCACTGGCGCGATGTCACCGCCGGGCTGGTCGCGCAATACGACTTCATTGTCAGCAACCCGCCGTTCCACACGCCCTCGCGCGCCGACCGGCCGGACATCGGGCAACGCTTCATCGCGGTGGCCGCGCAGGCGTTGCGCCCGGGCGGGCAACTGTTGCTGGTGGCCAACCGACATCTGCCCTATGAGCAGGTGCTCAACGACAGCTTCGGCCAGGTCCGCGTGGCGGCCGAGCGCGATGGCTTCAAGCTTATCGCCGCCGTGCGCGGGCGAGGAGCGCGCGCATGA